In Pseudoalteromonas xiamenensis, the following are encoded in one genomic region:
- a CDS encoding RNA polymerase sigma factor, producing MLIDAKQAFLQEDEQALITRCVSGCQHAFRDLFSRHEKRVYALSLRLTADPHSAEDVCQEVFVQVWNKLDQFNGQSQFSTWLHSVTSNIAISYLRKQKNWLQRVVSFEEEGMEQADVESCPMLGGLDKLIVRLPERARLVFVLHAVEGYRHEEIADLMGMAVGSSKAQYHRARQLMQEWYENE from the coding sequence ATGTTGATAGACGCTAAACAGGCGTTCTTACAGGAAGACGAGCAAGCGTTGATCACTCGATGCGTCTCTGGTTGTCAACACGCGTTTCGAGATTTGTTTTCTCGTCATGAAAAACGTGTTTATGCCCTGAGTCTGCGCTTGACCGCAGATCCTCATAGTGCAGAGGATGTGTGTCAGGAAGTGTTCGTCCAAGTATGGAATAAATTGGATCAGTTTAATGGCCAATCCCAATTTAGTACTTGGCTGCATAGTGTGACGAGCAACATTGCTATCAGTTATTTACGTAAGCAAAAAAACTGGCTGCAACGAGTGGTGAGTTTTGAAGAAGAAGGTATGGAACAAGCTGACGTTGAAAGTTGCCCAATGCTCGGTGGATTAGACAAGTTGATTGTACGATTGCCAGAAAGAGCGAGATTGGTGTTTGTGCTTCATGCCGTTGAAGGATATCGACATGAAGAAATAGCTGACTTAATGGGCATGGCAGTAGGTTCAAGTAAGGCTCAATATCATCGCGCAAGACAACTGATGCAGGAGTGGTATGAAAATGAATAA
- a CDS encoding DUF4097 family beta strand repeat-containing protein: MSLAKGYRLETNGNVTEFIVNTPRNKKWRDNSDGSDLVIYVPRQSALNYEGVNVDVSVSDLMNLTRVKTVNGDIKATKLIGTTHLSTVNGGVTSADLEGDIHLETVNGDIKDRHSKGSLRINAVNGEVNSDTEAQDVKFENVNGEVEFRFKQLKSLDYNTVNGEAEIYVEELLSGARIDINSVSGDTELYFPTNVSANFDIQTHSGGSIHNKLSDEQAAKAKYSGSRRLNFSTNGGKADIEIDTVSGNITLKNR, encoded by the coding sequence ATGAGTCTCGCCAAAGGGTATCGTTTGGAAACCAATGGCAACGTGACAGAGTTTATAGTCAACACACCACGTAATAAGAAGTGGCGCGACAACAGTGATGGTTCCGATTTGGTCATTTACGTACCAAGACAAAGTGCGTTGAATTACGAAGGTGTCAATGTGGATGTGTCGGTGAGTGACCTAATGAACCTCACTCGCGTTAAGACGGTAAACGGTGATATCAAAGCGACAAAACTGATAGGAACGACACATTTATCAACGGTAAATGGCGGAGTTACTTCGGCGGATTTGGAAGGGGATATCCATCTAGAAACGGTTAACGGTGACATTAAAGACCGTCACTCGAAAGGCTCGCTACGTATTAACGCCGTCAATGGTGAAGTGAACAGTGACACTGAAGCCCAAGATGTGAAATTTGAAAACGTGAACGGTGAAGTGGAGTTCCGTTTTAAACAGCTTAAAAGCCTGGATTACAATACCGTTAATGGCGAGGCGGAGATTTACGTTGAAGAGCTATTGTCCGGCGCGCGCATTGATATTAACAGCGTAAGTGGTGACACAGAACTGTATTTCCCAACCAATGTGTCTGCAAATTTTGATATCCAAACGCATTCGGGTGGCAGTATTCATAACAAATTGAGCGACGAACAAGCCGCAAAGGCAAAATATTCAGGCTCTCGACGCTTAAACTTTTCAACGAATGGTGGTAAAGCAGACATTGAAATTGACACGGTCAGTGGCAACATCACACTCAAGAATCGTTAA
- a CDS encoding recombinase family protein, with product MEAANSPQVISYIRWSSGKQRRNTSLKRQEELAVKYAERHNMPLSKVIIDDGVSGFSGDNTSSKGGLGAFKESLDQFPKGSVLVCENIDRISRMHPDDAYDVIRDIVKGGIKIVVYSGDDNVFEIKSHNDLGTIIKVIVELERAHSESKSKSQRTSKAFHKMLEGYEGGIIKSGQEPSWVKRKLGENNSPVGYTEIPERTAVIRKMFQLYEGGNGATLIAKALNAEGLKTFSKNTDWSSSSVEAIMKSRSLMGEAKFKSMLNDKPFIFADYYPVVISKEQFERCENIRKNRHNSKGVSTRNPSFLTGLGIAKCGYCGSSYVSQQASSKDKVLDKDGQIKDWARRLRCQGQASKGSTVCTAGTFKASILERAVIKYCADQVHMEEIINYTQSNQEKEALEQIAKYKKKLRELNNQEDRLVDELSFGAKISKKALERIRTNLENVSISIDTTKTEIARLEKEVTTSSPETLREHLQQITALQESLMQSGDNESRLKLRDIMMDIVERIEIFRYGLGHKLDRKKLAEDTGLKIHHPTVKRILDDSGVQCKTNKNLVFRIRFKNGHQKDIWTNTSADFWTIKSIPIEGESSTQSYLIHPLKW from the coding sequence ATGGAAGCTGCAAACTCCCCACAAGTCATATCTTATATCCGCTGGTCTTCCGGAAAGCAAAGGCGAAATACGTCACTAAAACGACAAGAAGAACTTGCCGTTAAATATGCCGAACGGCACAACATGCCTTTGTCGAAAGTTATCATTGATGATGGGGTGAGCGGCTTCTCAGGCGATAACACATCATCTAAAGGCGGCTTAGGTGCGTTCAAAGAATCGCTAGACCAGTTCCCAAAAGGCTCTGTGCTAGTGTGTGAAAATATAGACCGAATATCCAGAATGCATCCTGATGACGCTTACGATGTAATTCGAGACATTGTAAAAGGCGGAATTAAAATTGTAGTTTATTCGGGTGACGACAATGTATTCGAGATAAAAAGCCACAATGACTTAGGAACAATAATAAAGGTAATTGTCGAACTCGAGAGGGCGCATTCGGAATCAAAGTCAAAATCACAAAGAACATCAAAAGCATTCCATAAGATGCTGGAAGGATATGAAGGCGGCATCATTAAGTCAGGTCAAGAGCCTTCATGGGTGAAGAGAAAGTTGGGCGAAAACAATTCTCCTGTCGGATATACAGAAATACCAGAAAGAACTGCGGTCATTCGCAAAATGTTCCAATTGTACGAAGGTGGCAATGGAGCGACACTTATCGCCAAGGCGCTCAATGCCGAAGGGCTGAAAACATTTAGCAAAAATACAGATTGGAGTTCAAGTTCAGTAGAAGCAATCATGAAGTCACGCTCACTAATGGGTGAGGCAAAATTCAAATCAATGCTCAACGACAAACCGTTCATATTTGCTGATTATTACCCCGTGGTAATTAGTAAAGAACAGTTTGAAAGGTGCGAAAATATCAGAAAGAACCGCCATAATTCCAAAGGGGTCAGCACTAGAAACCCTTCATTCTTAACCGGATTAGGTATTGCTAAATGTGGTTATTGCGGCAGTTCGTATGTAAGCCAGCAAGCATCAAGCAAGGATAAGGTTCTGGATAAAGATGGGCAAATAAAAGACTGGGCAAGAAGATTAAGGTGCCAAGGACAAGCCAGCAAAGGAAGCACAGTTTGCACCGCAGGTACTTTCAAAGCATCGATACTAGAACGCGCTGTAATCAAATATTGCGCAGACCAAGTTCACATGGAAGAAATCATTAACTACACTCAATCCAACCAAGAAAAGGAGGCGCTTGAGCAAATCGCTAAATACAAGAAGAAGCTTCGTGAATTAAACAACCAAGAAGATAGGTTGGTAGATGAGTTGTCTTTCGGCGCCAAAATATCTAAAAAGGCTTTGGAGCGCATCAGAACCAATCTAGAGAACGTTTCAATTTCCATTGACACTACCAAGACCGAAATAGCAAGACTGGAAAAGGAGGTTACAACTTCATCACCAGAGACTTTAAGAGAGCACCTCCAACAAATAACGGCACTTCAGGAGAGCTTAATGCAGTCAGGTGACAATGAGTCAAGACTTAAACTACGCGACATTATGATGGACATTGTTGAGCGGATAGAAATTTTTAGATATGGACTTGGTCATAAACTAGACCGCAAGAAACTCGCTGAAGATACTGGATTAAAGATACACCACCCCACTGTAAAGAGAATCCTTGATGACTCTGGTGTCCAGTGCAAAACAAACAAAAACCTAGTATTCAGAATAAGGTTTAAAAACGGACACCAAAAAGATATTTGGACAAACACATCAGCAGATTTCTGGACAATTAAAAGCATCCCCATTGAAGGAGAATCAAGCACACAAAGCTATTTAATTCACCCCCTTAAATGGTAG
- a CDS encoding recombinase family protein has product MAKVLGYARVSTDSQDVYLQVSALKKAGAESVIDEVASGVSMSGRGRLKMLLGILSEGDTLLCTRIDRLARSVLDLQSIVRDLQAGGVTLRCTEQQIDTSSAAGKCFLDMLGVFAEFETNLRKERQLEGIEKAKSKGVYKGRVPTAQRQKDEILKLHQKGYTVKEIVSELSVSKSSIYRILSASKVS; this is encoded by the coding sequence ATGGCAAAGGTGTTGGGTTACGCTAGGGTTTCGACGGATAGTCAGGATGTGTACTTGCAGGTTAGTGCACTCAAAAAGGCAGGTGCTGAGTCCGTTATTGATGAGGTAGCCTCAGGGGTTAGCATGAGTGGGCGTGGGCGCTTAAAGATGCTCCTAGGTATACTAAGCGAAGGGGATACACTTCTCTGCACTAGAATAGATAGGTTGGCCCGTTCCGTCTTAGACCTTCAGTCAATTGTTAGAGATTTACAGGCTGGTGGGGTAACCCTTAGGTGTACTGAGCAGCAAATTGATACGTCATCAGCAGCGGGTAAGTGCTTTCTTGATATGCTCGGGGTTTTCGCTGAGTTTGAGACTAACTTAAGAAAGGAGCGCCAGCTTGAGGGTATAGAAAAGGCGAAGAGCAAAGGGGTGTATAAGGGAAGGGTGCCTACAGCCCAGAGGCAGAAGGATGAAATTCTGAAGCTACACCAAAAGGGGTACACCGTTAAGGAGATAGTTTCAGAATTATCCGTCAGTAAATCGTCGATTTACAGAATATTGAGCGCCTCTAAGGTTTCGTAA